In the genome of Hymenobacter taeanensis, one region contains:
- a CDS encoding GAF domain-containing protein, which yields MPLPNALLPLNEADRLAALRPYQVRGTAPFFEEFIRVAAKLFGVPIAVISLVEADTVWFKAETGLEGPTEVPRSNSLCSVAILQQETTVFEAWQPHLCTLVNTDAVLQMGLAFYAGHPLRNATGEAIGALAIIDRQPRTFSEEERAVLATLAAVAMRLLELQVVLEGATLPVPALWPDIYISIAESLTRLDTLTALAEWEESPDTVSAQAYRCSRYEEMASVAADMQRQIRTAIARFGEQRK from the coding sequence ATGCCGTTGCCCAATGCCCTGCTGCCCCTCAATGAAGCCGACCGTTTAGCGGCGCTTCGGCCCTACCAGGTGCGTGGTACGGCTCCTTTCTTTGAGGAGTTTATCCGCGTAGCGGCCAAGCTCTTTGGAGTACCTATTGCCGTTATATCTCTGGTTGAGGCTGATACGGTATGGTTTAAGGCTGAAACCGGGCTGGAGGGCCCCACCGAGGTGCCCCGCTCCAATAGCCTGTGCTCCGTAGCCATTCTGCAGCAGGAAACCACCGTGTTTGAGGCTTGGCAACCCCACCTGTGCACGTTGGTAAACACCGACGCCGTACTGCAGATGGGGTTGGCATTCTACGCGGGGCATCCGCTACGCAACGCCACGGGTGAAGCCATTGGGGCACTGGCCATTATTGACCGCCAACCCCGGACTTTTTCTGAGGAGGAGCGGGCCGTGCTGGCAACCTTGGCGGCCGTGGCCATGCGCCTGCTAGAGCTGCAAGTGGTGCTGGAAGGGGCCACGCTGCCCGTGCCAGCCCTGTGGCCCGATATCTACATCTCCATTGCGGAGTCGCTGACTCGGTTGGACACGCTCACGGCCCTCGCCGAGTGGGAGGAAAGCCCCGACACGGTGTCGGCGCAGGCGTACCGCTGTTCCCGCTACGAGGAAATGGCCAGCGTAGCCGCCGATATGCAGCGCCAGATCCGGACGGCCATAGCCCGTTTTGGGGAGCAGCGGAAGTAA